In the genome of Arthrobacter alpinus, the window AAGTAAAACCGGAGCCTGCTGTCCGGAACACGGTGCCCAGCGCCTATCGCTACCGCGCCATCGTGTCCCAAGGTGGTGACGTTCGCGAGGTTGCCAGCACGCGGCTGAACGAACAGATTTTCCGGCAGATCCGTGATCTGGCCCAGTCCGGAAATTACGACGGCGCGGCTCGCCTCTTGCGCAGCCACGCCGACATTGGCGAGGGCGAAGCGCGGGAATTCGTCTCGATGATTGGCCCCGAAGACTAGGCTCCGAAATGCAACAAGAAGTGCCCGGCTCCCGCGAAGGGACCGGGCAATTCTTATTGCGTGAGCGTGTCTGTTACGAAGCGTCTTGGTCCAGGACGAAGCCGTCCTGATGGTGGATCAGCTGGCGTCCCATGCCTGAGTCGAGCTGAATCCACAGACACTGTCGGTCGTGGGAGAGTGTCTCCACACGGCCTTCCAAGCGCCAGCCGCGCTCATTGACCAGCGCCACGGGCTCGTCCCGGGCCATGACCGGCCAGACCTCATTGTTGTCGGGGTTGATGAAAGTGCGGTGGTGAATTCGGCGGGTCATGGGTTCTCCTTGCGTGAAAGTCATCGCTGCTTCCTTAAAATTGAGTTAACACCGCCATCATGCGCTGGCCAGATTAACCAGCTGTGAACTTGGTGTGTCTTTCCGCCCAAAACCCCGTGAAACCGTCCATTACCTGGGCGTCCCTTCCATCGCCTGCCAACCACCCCCGCTCACGCGCTGAGCGAAATGACTGGCCACGGTTCCTCCCGTTCACGTACCGTAGGAGCATGGCTACAGTTGAAATCACCACGGAATCCTTCGGCACCACCATCGAAGACAACGACATTGTGATCGTTGATTTTTGGGCTTCCTGGTGCCAGCCCTGCGTGCGCTTTGCACCCACCTTTGAGGCTGCCTCGCAAAAGCACGACGACATTGTCTTCGGCAAGGTTGATACCGAAGCACAGCAGCAGCTCGCCGCGGAAGCTAATATCACCTCAATTCCCACGCTCATGGCGTTCCGCGAAAAGGTCCTGGTTTTCGCCCAGCCTGGCGCGCTCAATGGTACCCAGCTTGATTCCGTCATCGACGCCGTCAAGGCTCTGGACATGACGGAGGTCCATGCGGCCGTGGCTGCCAAGCAGGCCGAAAGCCCCGCCGCCGAGTAACTTCAAGAACTTAGACAGTTGTGGCCCCCAAAAACGTAGCGTTTTTGGGGGCCACAACTAGTGAATCTGTGAGTGCTTAGGACCGGTCCAGTTTGACGGGTTCTGCCAACAAGGCGCTCAAGGACTCGTTGAGATCCTGTACGGCGATGCCCTTGCTGTGCTTGTCCAGGTCTTCCTCCGAAGCCCACTGCTCCGTCAGCACGATCTTTTCTTCCGATTCCTCGGTGATTTCATACTGGATGCAGCCGGTCTCTTCAACGACCTGCTCGACGGCAATGTCGAGGGCGAGCTTCACGCGGAAGAATTCGCCCTCATTGGGGATGAATGTGGCCTGTAGGTTGATGATCTCGCTCATAACCCAAGCCTAGGGGATAGACAGCAACCCAGGAGAAGTCATTCCGCACTATGGGACCGGCCCCGAAAATCTCGGGCCGGGCACAGCTAAATGCTGGAGTATCCGCCGTCGATCAAGATGTTTTCACCGGTGATCATGCCCGCGTCTTCGCCCGCCAAGTAGGCGATCAGCGAGGCCACTTCCTCCGGCTGCGCAAACCGGCCGGTGGGGATCTGCTTCTTCAGCGCCTCGCCTTTCTCGCCGGCCCAGGCCAGCTTCCCGAGCGGCGTCTCGACGACGGTTGGAGACACGGCGTTGACGGTGACGCCATGCGGTGCCCACTCCATGGAAAGGACCTTGGTCATGCCCACGATTCCGGCCTTGCTGGCGCAGTAGGCGACGTGTTCGTCCAAGCCGATCACGCTTGCCTGTGAGGCGAGGTTGATGATGCGGCCGTAGCCAGCCTTAGTCATGACCTTGCCGACGGCCTGCGCCATCTTGAAGCTGGCGCTCAGGTTCACGGCGAGCGTGGCTTCCCATTTTTGTTCGCTCAACTCAAGCGCCTTGTCCAGAAGGACAATGCCAGCAGAGTTCACCAGGATGTCCACTTTGCCCGCCGCGGCCACCACCTGGTCAACGATTTCGCCACTGGCGCCGGGCGCCGTCAGGTCCTTGGCAATGCCCTGATGCCCGCCGCCGGGGAACTTTGCGATCTCCGTATGAACTGAATCATTGAGGTCGACGCCGAACACGTGGGCGCCGCGGTCGGCAAAGTAGCGTGCCACGGAGTTTCCGATGCCACTGGCCGCTCCGGTGACAACAACTGTCCGTCCCTTAAAGTCGCTGCCCACGCCTACGCCTCGTATCCGCTGATGGCGCAGACCTTTTCGGCCGAGGCGCTGGCCTCATCGAAGGTGTATGCCAGCCATTCGCCAGCCAGTCGGCGGGCAAGCTCCACCCCGATGACACGTTGGCCCATGCACAGGACCTGGGCGTTGTTGCTCAGAACTGAGCGCTCCACGGAGAACGAGTCATGTGCCGTGACGGCGCGGATGCCCTTGACCTTGTTGGCGGCAATGGCAACGCCGAGGCCGGTTCCGCAGAACAGGATGGCCCTGTCTGCGGATCCGTCGGCAACAAGCTTCGCGGCGTTGACTGCAATGTGGGGATACGCGGTCGTGTCGTTTGGGTCCACGCCCACATCAATGACTTCGCCGACGAGGCCATTGGCGGCCAGGTCTTTCTTGAGGATTTCCTTGTATTCCACACCGGCTTCGTCGCAGCCGATGACTACACGCAATTTCTGGTTCATGGTTGATTCCTTACCTGGGAGGTTCAAAAGATCAGTACAGTCGGGCCGGGGTGGGCAGGCTGGCCAGTGCAGTGACCAGCAGTGCCAGGGAGGTTGCCCCTGCATCGGGGGTGCCAACGGACTTCGCGGCGAGCGGTCGTGCGCGTCCCAGCTTGGGGCTCAGTGCGGCGGTTGCGGTCGCCTGCTCGGTGGCAACGGCGGCAGCACCCTGCCAGGCTGCGGCGAAGTCCCGGCCGCTGGCCACGGAGCCCGCCAGGGACTCGGTGAAGGGCAGCATCGCATCGACGAGCGTCTTGTCGCCAATGGTGGCGCGGCCAAGCTCCAAGATGGCGTCGGCAAAGGCATGTGCCGCTGCCACGTAGTCACTTGGGCTGTAGCGGGAGCGGTCATTTTCCAGCGAGGTTCCCGCGGCTTCCAAGGCTGCTCCCCACAGAACACCGGACGTGCCACCGGCCTTTTCTGCCCAGGCCTGCCCTGCGCGCTGCAGCACCCAGGCAGCGCCTGCGCCGCCTTCGGATGCCGAGGTTGCCGCCTGCAGTGCTGCATCGATGCCCTTGACCATTCCGCGGCCGTGGTCGCCGTCGCCTGCCACAGCATCAATTTCGCCCAGGCGCTGTTCATGCTGGTGCAGTGTGGCGGCCATGATTTTCAGTCCGGCCACTACAGCC includes:
- a CDS encoding putative quinol monooxygenase, with the protein product MSEIINLQATFIPNEGEFFRVKLALDIAVEQVVEETGCIQYEITEESEEKIVLTEQWASEEDLDKHSKGIAVQDLNESLSALLAEPVKLDRS
- a CDS encoding thioredoxin family protein is translated as MATVEITTESFGTTIEDNDIVIVDFWASWCQPCVRFAPTFEAASQKHDDIVFGKVDTEAQQQLAAEANITSIPTLMAFREKVLVFAQPGALNGTQLDSVIDAVKALDMTEVHAAVAAKQAESPAAE
- a CDS encoding GolD/DthD family dehydrogenase translates to MGSDFKGRTVVVTGAASGIGNSVARYFADRGAHVFGVDLNDSVHTEIAKFPGGGHQGIAKDLTAPGASGEIVDQVVAAAGKVDILVNSAGIVLLDKALELSEQKWEATLAVNLSASFKMAQAVGKVMTKAGYGRIINLASQASVIGLDEHVAYCASKAGIVGMTKVLSMEWAPHGVTVNAVSPTVVETPLGKLAWAGEKGEALKKQIPTGRFAQPEEVASLIAYLAGEDAGMITGENILIDGGYSSI
- a CDS encoding ribose-5-phosphate isomerase, which encodes MNQKLRVVIGCDEAGVEYKEILKKDLAANGLVGEVIDVGVDPNDTTAYPHIAVNAAKLVADGSADRAILFCGTGLGVAIAANKVKGIRAVTAHDSFSVERSVLSNNAQVLCMGQRVIGVELARRLAGEWLAYTFDEASASAEKVCAISGYEA